The sequence TTCATGGGCAGCAGAATCCGCAGATGGCGGAACCGCACCCATCGCGGCCGCCTCGTCTCCTGAATATGGAGTACCGACCGCCGATTCCTGGGCGAACGGAACTCGCGAAAGATCCGGCGCTCCAGTCCCGGCGGCAGGGACCCGAGCTACTCTCGATCCCCTGGATACCGGGCCCGTCGAAGCTTCGCTACGAGGCGGGGAAGGTCCTCGATCACAAAACGCCAGAGCTTGTCGGCCCGGACTTCAGGGTACTCATGGACGAGGTCGTTACGTACCTGGTCGAGGTCGTCCCACGGGATGAGGGGGTTCGCGTTCCGGAAGGGCCGTCCCAGTTTCGTAGCGGTCTCGGCGAAGTGAAGGACCCTCAGTTCGACCGCGTCCCGGAGTTCGGGGGACCGGATGTCGAAGAACGCCATTTTCCCACGGGAGGCGTACCGTCCGGCGATCGTCGCCTCCCGCAGCATGCGGTCGACCAGGGCACGGACCCGGGCCTCGGAGTCTTTCATAGAGGGACGGCCTCGGCCAACACTTGCGGTCGCATGGACCAGGGGAGGTCTCCCTCTTCCACGACGTCGACCGCGCGCCGCAGGATCCTGCGGAGTTCCGTCTCGAGACGGGCGTGGTCGAGGAGGGACGCCCCGGGCAGGGCATCCACCAGGAGGTCCACGTCGCTCCGCTCGCGGGCGGTGCGGCGTCGGACCGATCCA is a genomic window of Thermoplasmata archaeon containing:
- a CDS encoding HepT-like ribonuclease domain-containing protein, whose protein sequence is MKDSEARVRALVDRMLREATIAGRYASRGKMAFFDIRSPELRDAVELRVLHFAETATKLGRPFRNANPLIPWDDLDQVRNDLVHEYPEVRADKLWRFVIEDLPRLVAKLRRARYPGDRE